The Saccharopolyspora gloriosae genome window below encodes:
- the ilvD gene encoding dihydroxy-acid dehydratase, translating to MPQLRSRTTTHGRNAAGARSLWRATGMTDDDFGKPIVAIANSYTQFVPGHVHLRDLGDVVAEKIREEGGVPREFHTIAVDDGIAMGHSGMLYSLPSREIIADSVEYMVNAHQADALVCISNCDKITPGMLNAAMRLNVPTVFVSGGPMEAGKAVVVEGVAQAPTDLITTISASANAAVDDEGLSEVERSACPTCGSCSGMFTANSMNCLTEALGLALPGNGSTLATHALRRELFEEAGRTVVRISKRWYQEDDDSVLPRSVANKQAFENAMALDMAMGGSTNTVLHTLAAAREGEIDFELSDIERISRQVPCLSKVAPNSDYHMEDVHRAGGISAIMGELDRAGLLHREVSSVHSGSLTEWLSQWDVRGESPSQQALDLFHAAPGGVRTTQAFSTENVWSSLDTDAADGCIRDFEHAYTADGGLAVLRGNLAEDGAVVKTAGVEEELWYFQGPARVMESQEQAVAAILQKQIEPGDVLVIRYEGPAGGPGMQEMLHPTAFLKGSGLGKKCALITDGRFSGGSSGLSIGHISPEAAGGGTIGLVQDGDQILIDVRERALKLLVDDEVLAERRAKMDAAEHPWQPESRQRPVTSALRAYARLATSASYGAVRDVSK from the coding sequence ATGCCCCAGTTGCGCTCCCGCACCACCACGCACGGACGGAACGCCGCAGGCGCCCGGTCGTTGTGGCGTGCCACCGGCATGACCGACGACGACTTCGGCAAGCCGATCGTGGCCATCGCCAACTCCTACACCCAGTTCGTGCCCGGTCACGTGCACCTGCGCGACCTCGGCGACGTGGTGGCCGAGAAGATCCGCGAAGAAGGCGGCGTGCCGCGGGAGTTCCACACGATCGCGGTGGACGACGGCATCGCCATGGGCCACAGCGGCATGCTCTACTCGCTGCCCTCGCGCGAGATCATCGCCGACTCGGTGGAGTACATGGTCAACGCCCACCAGGCGGACGCGCTGGTGTGCATCTCGAACTGCGACAAGATCACTCCGGGCATGCTCAACGCCGCGATGCGGCTCAACGTGCCGACGGTGTTCGTCTCCGGCGGGCCGATGGAGGCCGGCAAGGCCGTTGTCGTGGAGGGCGTCGCGCAGGCCCCGACCGACCTGATCACGACGATCTCCGCGTCGGCGAACGCGGCGGTGGACGACGAAGGGCTCAGCGAGGTCGAGCGGTCCGCCTGCCCGACCTGCGGGTCGTGCTCGGGCATGTTCACCGCGAACTCCATGAACTGCCTCACCGAAGCGCTGGGCCTCGCGCTGCCGGGCAACGGTTCGACGCTGGCCACCCACGCGCTGCGCCGCGAGCTGTTCGAGGAGGCCGGGCGCACCGTCGTGCGCATCTCCAAGCGCTGGTACCAGGAGGACGACGACTCCGTGCTGCCGCGTTCGGTGGCCAACAAGCAGGCGTTCGAGAACGCGATGGCGCTGGACATGGCGATGGGCGGCTCCACGAACACGGTGCTGCACACGCTGGCCGCCGCGCGCGAGGGCGAGATCGACTTCGAGCTCTCCGACATCGAGCGGATCAGCCGCCAGGTGCCGTGCCTGTCGAAGGTGGCGCCGAACTCCGATTACCACATGGAGGACGTGCACCGGGCCGGCGGAATCTCCGCGATCATGGGCGAGCTGGACCGCGCCGGGCTGCTGCACCGCGAGGTGTCCTCCGTGCACAGCGGCAGCCTCACCGAATGGCTGTCGCAGTGGGACGTGCGCGGCGAGTCGCCCTCGCAGCAGGCGCTCGACCTGTTCCACGCCGCTCCCGGCGGGGTGCGCACCACGCAGGCGTTCTCCACGGAGAACGTCTGGTCCTCGTTGGACACCGACGCCGCCGACGGCTGCATCCGCGACTTCGAGCACGCCTACACCGCCGACGGCGGCCTGGCGGTGCTGCGCGGCAACCTCGCCGAGGACGGCGCGGTCGTGAAGACCGCGGGCGTCGAGGAGGAGCTCTGGTACTTCCAGGGCCCCGCGCGGGTCATGGAGAGCCAGGAGCAGGCGGTGGCCGCGATCCTGCAGAAGCAGATCGAACCGGGCGACGTGCTGGTGATCCGCTACGAGGGCCCGGCGGGCGGCCCCGGCATGCAGGAGATGCTGCACCCGACGGCGTTCCTGAAGGGCTCCGGCCTGGGCAAGAAGTGCGCGCTGATCACCGACGGCCGGTTCTCCGGCGGCTCCTCCGGGTTGTCCATCGGGCACATCTCGCCGGAGGCGGCGGGCGGCGGCACGATCGGCCTGGTGCAGGACGGCGACCAGATCCTCATCGACGTCCGCGAACGCGCCCTGAAGCTGCTCGTCGACGACGAGGTGCTCGCCGAGCGGCGCGCAAAGATGGACGCCGCCGAGCACCCGTGGCAGCCGGAATCCCGGCAGCGACCGGTGACCAGCGCGTTGCGGGCCTACGCGCGGCTGGCCACCTCGGCTTCGTACGGCGCGGTCCGCGACGTCTCGAAGTGA
- a CDS encoding DoxX family membrane protein has translation MSIHDDRPSGAGGNRDDRAQRGGKKSADGPTGTQGLGVQDYDYYDDAAYNDGAATSVVDRRSGDEFYEELDTRKPFGWNAGADLGLLALRLVIGGIFAAHGAQKLFGVLGGTGPEAFAQSLAKSGFEQSAVLSLVTGGTELGAGALLVLGLFTPLAAAGIVGVMASAIVSMKLPGPFFDQEGGYEYLVVLIAAALCLMFAGPGRVALDNGRAWFRHPLVSGFISLVIAAGSSAAVLILLRS, from the coding sequence GTGAGCATTCACGACGATCGCCCGAGCGGCGCGGGCGGAAACCGCGACGACCGCGCGCAACGCGGCGGAAAAAAGTCCGCCGACGGGCCTACGGGAACCCAGGGCCTCGGCGTGCAGGACTACGACTACTACGACGACGCCGCCTACAACGACGGTGCGGCGACCTCGGTGGTCGACCGCCGTTCCGGCGACGAGTTCTACGAAGAATTGGACACCCGGAAACCATTCGGCTGGAACGCCGGAGCCGACCTCGGACTCCTGGCATTGCGGCTGGTGATCGGCGGGATCTTCGCCGCCCACGGTGCGCAGAAACTGTTCGGCGTGCTCGGCGGCACCGGTCCGGAAGCGTTCGCGCAATCCCTGGCGAAGTCCGGGTTCGAACAGAGCGCGGTGCTGTCCCTGGTCACCGGCGGGACCGAGCTCGGCGCCGGCGCGCTGCTGGTGCTCGGCCTGTTCACCCCGCTGGCCGCCGCGGGCATCGTCGGCGTGATGGCCAGCGCCATCGTGTCGATGAAGCTGCCCGGCCCGTTCTTCGACCAGGAAGGCGGCTACGAGTACCTCGTGGTGCTCATCGCCGCCGCGCTGTGCCTGATGTTCGCCGGGCCCGGCCGGGTCGCGCTGGACAACGGGCGCGCCTGGTTCCGGCACCCGCTGGTCAGCGGCTTCATCAGCCTGGTGATCGCGGCGGGTTCGTCGGCCGCGGTGCTGATCCTGCTGCGCTCCTGA
- a CDS encoding PQQ-dependent sugar dehydrogenase, with protein sequence MAASQRTSRPDRRTRARAVGVLLAVGAFTAGGCAQFPNEHPNAWRDQPSLEPQAGPQPSIEQPAPPPPEPGQPTEPPSSVPAGCIDPDPAVVATCLDPVGAITVLPDGKAALVGERTTGRILRVEQDAEPVEVARVPVDPSGGGGLTGLALSPSYQEDELIYAYASVDGENQVLRVAPRDNPKPVLTGIPKGASGNSGALLDDGRGALLVATGDAGDRANATDPASLAGKVLRIDGFGAAAPGNPDPASRVVASGVSNPGGLCGAINTGGYWLTDRAGSRDALHRLEFGAALGAPAWSWPDRPGVAGCAAGPASVVVALTDAAALYTLNPGPDGTFTGQPSKVMERTYGRFSAAATGPDGQLWLGTANKSGGTPVPSDDRAIRIEPPSGDSGKD encoded by the coding sequence GTGGCAGCCTCCCAGCGCACCTCCCGCCCCGATCGCCGTACTCGCGCGCGAGCGGTGGGAGTGCTGCTGGCCGTGGGCGCCTTCACCGCGGGCGGTTGCGCGCAGTTCCCGAACGAGCACCCGAACGCCTGGCGGGACCAGCCTTCGCTGGAGCCGCAGGCCGGACCGCAGCCCTCCATCGAGCAGCCCGCCCCTCCCCCGCCGGAACCCGGGCAGCCGACCGAACCGCCGTCTTCGGTACCCGCGGGCTGCATCGACCCCGATCCGGCGGTCGTCGCGACCTGCCTGGACCCGGTGGGCGCGATCACCGTGCTGCCCGACGGGAAGGCCGCGCTGGTGGGCGAACGCACCACCGGCCGAATCCTGCGGGTCGAGCAGGACGCCGAACCGGTCGAGGTGGCGCGCGTGCCGGTCGACCCCTCCGGCGGCGGCGGGCTCACCGGGCTCGCGCTGTCGCCGAGCTACCAGGAGGACGAGCTGATCTACGCCTACGCGAGCGTGGACGGCGAGAACCAGGTGCTGCGGGTCGCGCCGCGGGACAACCCGAAACCGGTCCTCACCGGCATCCCCAAGGGCGCCTCCGGCAACTCCGGCGCGCTGCTCGACGACGGCCGGGGCGCGCTGCTGGTCGCCACGGGCGACGCGGGCGACCGGGCGAACGCGACCGATCCGGCTTCGCTGGCCGGCAAGGTGCTGCGCATCGACGGGTTCGGCGCGGCGGCGCCCGGCAACCCCGACCCGGCTTCGCGCGTGGTGGCGTCCGGGGTGTCGAATCCCGGCGGGCTGTGCGGGGCGATCAACACCGGTGGCTACTGGCTCACCGACCGCGCCGGTTCGCGCGATGCGCTGCACCGGCTGGAGTTCGGCGCGGCCCTCGGCGCCCCGGCGTGGAGCTGGCCGGACCGCCCCGGCGTGGCCGGATGCGCGGCCGGGCCCGCGTCGGTCGTCGTGGCGCTGACGGACGCGGCGGCGCTCTACACCCTCAACCCCGGCCCGGACGGCACCTTCACCGGCCAGCCGTCCAAGGTCATGGAACGCACCTACGGGCGCTTCTCCGCCGCCGCGACCGGCCCGGACGGCCAGCTCTGGCTAGGCACCGCGAACAAGTCCGGCGGCACCCCCGTCCCCAGCGACGACCGGGCCATCCGCATCGAACCGCCCTCGGGCGACAGCGGCAAGGACTGA
- a CDS encoding potassium/proton antiporter, which produces MPQLYTALLAGGLVLLASIVATRAAARFGLPALLLFLALGLVIGEDGLGLRFDDAQLAQNLGTAALAVILVEGGLTTRWSDVRPLLTPSGLLATVGVAVSVAITAVGAHLLIGMHWQAALLLGAIVSSTDAAAVFSVLRTLPLPRRVSGMLEAESGFNDAPTVILVLLFSTIPLEIHPLEVAGNVLYQLAVGTVIGVGVGWFGAWVLHRITLPASGLYPLAMFGLGVVAFAAAGSVGASGFLAAFVSGLVLANSGLPHRASLRSFAEGLGWLAQIGLFVLLGLLVTPHELLPELLPALVVGLVLLLVARPVSVLVALAPFRLPWREQAFVSWAGLRGAVPIVLATFPVVAGVPGSDRVLNVVFVLVAVFTLVQGPGLLGLARRLGLVRADAAREIQVEVAPLDVLDAELLTVSVPTGSQLHYVTLRELRLPEPSVITLIIRAGRSFVPEPATRLTTGDELLIMTTARARDAAERRLRAVSRRGRLAHWFGEYGAPD; this is translated from the coding sequence TTGCCGCAGCTGTACACGGCGCTGCTGGCGGGCGGACTCGTGCTGCTGGCCAGCATCGTCGCCACGCGGGCCGCGGCGCGCTTCGGGCTGCCCGCGCTGCTGCTGTTCCTCGCGCTGGGGCTGGTGATCGGCGAGGACGGGCTGGGACTGCGCTTCGACGACGCCCAGCTCGCGCAGAACCTGGGCACCGCGGCGCTGGCGGTGATCCTCGTCGAGGGCGGGCTCACCACGCGCTGGTCCGACGTGCGCCCGCTGCTGACGCCCAGCGGTCTGCTCGCCACCGTCGGAGTCGCGGTCAGCGTCGCGATCACCGCGGTGGGCGCTCACCTGCTCATCGGCATGCACTGGCAGGCGGCGCTGCTGCTCGGCGCCATCGTGTCCTCCACCGATGCGGCGGCGGTGTTCTCGGTGCTGCGCACGCTGCCGCTGCCGCGGCGCGTGTCGGGCATGTTGGAAGCCGAGTCCGGGTTCAACGACGCGCCCACGGTGATCCTCGTGCTGCTGTTCAGCACGATCCCGCTGGAGATCCACCCGCTGGAGGTGGCTGGGAACGTGCTCTACCAGCTCGCGGTGGGCACCGTGATCGGCGTGGGGGTCGGCTGGTTCGGGGCGTGGGTCCTGCACCGCATCACGCTCCCGGCGTCCGGCCTGTACCCGCTGGCGATGTTCGGGCTCGGGGTGGTCGCGTTCGCCGCCGCGGGCTCGGTCGGCGCGTCCGGGTTCCTCGCCGCGTTCGTGTCCGGGCTGGTGCTGGCGAATTCGGGGCTGCCGCACCGGGCTTCGCTGCGCTCGTTCGCCGAGGGGCTCGGGTGGCTCGCGCAGATCGGCCTGTTCGTGCTGCTGGGCCTGCTGGTGACGCCGCACGAGCTGCTGCCGGAGCTGCTGCCCGCGCTGGTGGTGGGGTTGGTGCTGCTGCTGGTGGCGCGGCCGGTGTCGGTGCTGGTGGCGCTGGCGCCGTTCCGGTTGCCGTGGCGGGAGCAGGCGTTCGTGTCCTGGGCCGGGTTGCGCGGCGCGGTGCCGATCGTGCTGGCGACCTTCCCGGTGGTGGCGGGCGTGCCCGGCAGCGACCGGGTGCTCAACGTGGTCTTCGTGCTGGTCGCGGTGTTCACCCTGGTGCAGGGGCCGGGGCTGCTGGGGCTGGCGCGCCGGTTGGGGCTGGTCCGGGCGGATGCGGCGCGGGAGATCCAGGTGGAGGTGGCTCCGCTGGACGTGCTCGACGCGGAGCTGCTCACCGTGTCGGTGCCCACCGGTTCCCAGCTGCACTACGTGACGCTGCGGGAGCTCCGGTTGCCGGAGCCGAGCGTGATCACCCTGATCATCCGGGCGGGCCGGTCCTTCGTCCCCGAACCCGCCACCCGCCTGACCACCGGGGACGAACTGCTCATCATGACGACCGCGCGAGCGCGGGACGCCGCGGAACGCCGCCTGCGCGCCGTGAGCCGCCGAGGCCGCCTCGCGCACTGGTTCGGCGAGTACGGCGCCCCGGACTGA
- a CDS encoding quinone oxidoreductase family protein: MRAWLTAPGERWDLAERPVPEAGAFQVLVRVRAAAVNRADLDEADGSYRPRGTGTDRHVAGSDVTGEVVDVGSDVTGVRIGDRVLAMVEGALAEYVALDHRLVIPVPARLTAEQAAALPSALMTEYDALIRQGGMPPGGSVLITAGTSGVGLIGAEIARWAGAGAVAVTTTRAQAPPELAGRGLRVITGGIGGLRGAVADGLRADLIVDHTGGDWLDELIAATRIGGTIMQVGRLAGRRAALDLDRLALRRVRIVGTTFRTRDDEQRAAIAAAIRRDLSAAVDSGEITPVVARTVPFAEADRAVELLRGGGLVGKVVVLFG, encoded by the coding sequence ATGCGAGCGTGGCTGACCGCTCCCGGCGAGCGCTGGGATCTCGCCGAACGTCCGGTGCCCGAAGCGGGCGCGTTCCAGGTGCTGGTCCGCGTGCGCGCGGCGGCGGTGAACCGCGCGGACCTCGACGAGGCCGACGGCTCCTACCGGCCCCGGGGCACCGGAACCGACCGCCACGTCGCGGGTTCCGACGTGACCGGCGAAGTCGTCGACGTCGGCTCGGACGTGACGGGCGTGCGCATCGGCGACCGCGTCCTGGCCATGGTGGAAGGCGCTCTCGCCGAGTACGTGGCGCTGGACCACCGGCTCGTCATCCCCGTTCCGGCCCGCCTCACCGCGGAGCAGGCCGCGGCCCTGCCGTCGGCGTTGATGACGGAGTACGACGCGCTGATCCGGCAGGGCGGGATGCCGCCCGGCGGATCGGTGCTGATCACGGCCGGGACTTCCGGGGTGGGGTTGATCGGCGCCGAGATCGCCCGGTGGGCCGGGGCAGGGGCGGTGGCGGTCACCACGACGCGGGCGCAGGCACCACCGGAACTGGCCGGACGCGGCCTGCGGGTGATCACCGGCGGGATCGGCGGGTTGCGCGGCGCCGTCGCGGACGGGCTGCGGGCCGACCTGATCGTCGACCACACCGGTGGGGACTGGTTGGACGAGCTCATCGCCGCGACCCGGATCGGCGGCACGATCATGCAGGTCGGCAGGCTCGCCGGGCGGCGCGCCGCGCTGGACCTCGACCGGCTCGCCCTGCGTCGGGTCCGGATCGTCGGGACCACCTTCCGCACCCGCGACGACGAGCAACGCGCCGCCATCGCGGCGGCGATCCGCCGCGACCTGTCCGCCGCCGTCGACAGCGGCGAGATCACTCCGGTCGTGGCCCGGACCGTGCCGTTCGCCGAGGCGGACCGCGCCGTGGAGCTGCTGCGCGGTGGCGGCCTCGTGGGCAAGGTCGTCGTGCTGTTCGGCTGA
- the gatB gene encoding Asp-tRNA(Asn)/Glu-tRNA(Gln) amidotransferase subunit GatB, producing MTAVAEIMDYDEVLERFDPVLGLEVHVELSTATKMFCGCANVFGAEPNTQVCPVCLGLPGALPVVNGKAVESAIRIGLALNCQVAEWCRFARKNYFYPDQPKNFQTSQYDEPIVFDGHLDVVLDDGETFRVDIERAHMEEDTGKSLHVGGATGRIHGAEHSLLDYNRAGVPLVEIVTKPIVGAGERAPEVARAYVAALRDLLRSLDVSDVRMDQGSLRCDANVSLMPKGADEFGTRTETKNVNSLRSVERAVRYEMRRHAAVLTSGGEIRQETRHFDESTATTSAGRKKETSEDYRYFPEPDLVPIAPSREWVEELSTTLPELPWERRKRIQDEWKLSDEELRDLVNAGALDLVAATVDAGAPAAEARSWWVAYLSQQANTRGVELTELAITPAQLARVIALVADGKLTNKLARQVVDGVLDGQGEPDEVVTAQGLEVVSDDSALQAAIDDALAAQPDVADKIRGGKVQAAGAVVGAVMKATGGKADAKRVRELILAACGQ from the coding sequence GTGACCGCGGTCGCCGAGATCATGGACTACGACGAGGTCCTGGAGCGGTTCGACCCGGTCCTCGGCCTCGAGGTGCACGTGGAGCTGTCCACGGCCACCAAGATGTTCTGCGGGTGCGCCAACGTGTTCGGCGCCGAGCCGAACACTCAGGTGTGCCCGGTGTGCCTGGGGCTGCCCGGCGCGCTGCCGGTCGTCAACGGCAAGGCGGTGGAGTCGGCGATCCGCATCGGGCTGGCGCTGAACTGCCAGGTCGCCGAGTGGTGCCGGTTCGCGCGGAAGAACTACTTCTACCCGGACCAGCCGAAGAACTTCCAGACCTCGCAGTACGACGAGCCGATCGTCTTCGACGGTCACCTCGACGTGGTGCTCGACGACGGCGAGACGTTCCGCGTCGACATCGAGCGGGCGCACATGGAGGAGGACACCGGCAAGTCGCTGCACGTCGGCGGGGCCACCGGCCGCATCCACGGCGCCGAGCACTCGCTGCTCGACTACAACCGCGCGGGCGTCCCGCTGGTGGAGATCGTCACCAAGCCGATCGTCGGTGCCGGTGAGCGCGCTCCCGAGGTCGCTCGGGCGTACGTGGCGGCGCTGCGGGACCTGCTGCGGTCGCTGGACGTGTCCGACGTGCGGATGGACCAGGGTTCGCTGCGCTGCGACGCGAACGTCTCGCTGATGCCGAAGGGCGCGGACGAGTTCGGCACCCGCACCGAGACGAAGAACGTCAACTCGCTGCGCAGCGTGGAGCGCGCGGTGCGCTACGAGATGCGCAGGCACGCCGCGGTGCTGACCTCCGGCGGCGAGATCCGCCAGGAGACCCGGCACTTCGACGAGTCGACCGCGACGACCTCGGCGGGTCGCAAGAAGGAGACCTCCGAGGACTACCGGTACTTCCCGGAGCCGGACCTCGTGCCGATCGCGCCGTCCCGCGAGTGGGTCGAGGAGCTGTCGACGACGCTGCCCGAGCTGCCGTGGGAGCGCCGCAAGCGCATCCAGGACGAGTGGAAGCTCTCCGACGAGGAGCTGCGCGACCTGGTCAACGCCGGGGCGCTCGACCTCGTCGCCGCCACCGTGGACGCCGGTGCGCCCGCGGCGGAGGCGCGCTCCTGGTGGGTCGCCTACCTGTCGCAGCAGGCCAACACCCGCGGCGTGGAGCTCACCGAGCTGGCGATCACGCCCGCGCAGCTGGCGCGGGTCATCGCGCTGGTCGCGGACGGCAAGCTGACGAACAAGCTGGCCCGCCAGGTCGTCGACGGCGTGCTCGACGGCCAGGGCGAGCCCGACGAGGTCGTCACCGCGCAGGGCCTGGAGGTCGTCTCGGACGACTCCGCGCTGCAGGCCGCCATCGACGACGCGCTGGCCGCGCAGCCCGACGTGGCGGACAAGATCCGCGGCGGCAAGGTGCAGGCCGCGGGCGCCGTCGTCGGCGCGGTCATGAAGGCCACCGGCGGCAAGGCCGACGCGAAGCGGGTCCGCGAGCTCATCCTCGCCGCCTGCGGGCAGTGA
- the gatA gene encoding Asp-tRNA(Asn)/Glu-tRNA(Gln) amidotransferase subunit GatA gives MTSTATGGDSALIGLSAADLADRLSSGEVTSVEATQAHLDRIAAVDGTVHSFLHVDEQGALAAARQADEDRSAGKAASPLAGVPLALKDVFATSDMPTTCGSKMLEGWRPPYDATVTRRLREAGVVILGKTNMDEFAMGSSTENSAYGPTRNPWNTDRIPGGSGGGSSAALAAFEAPLAIGTDTGGSIRQPGAVTGTVGVKPTYGGVSRYGLVAFSSSLDQPGPCARTVLDAALLHEVIAGHDPMDSTSISSPVPQVVAAAREGAAGDLTGVKVGVVREFAGDGYQPGVERSFRAAVEQLSKLGAEVVEVSCPHFEYAMGAYYLIAPSECSSNLARFDAMRFGLRVGDDGSHSAEEVMSLTREAGFGPEVKRRIMLGTYALSSGYYDAYYGQAQKVRTLITRDFAAAFEQVDVLVSPTTPTTAFEIGERTEDPLAMYLADLCTIPSNLAGNAAMSIPSGLSDEDDLPVGLQIMAPALADDRLYRVGAAYETARDAAQGGPLLDRVPALEVA, from the coding sequence ATGACTTCGACCGCGACCGGAGGTGACTCGGCCCTGATCGGCCTGTCCGCCGCCGATCTCGCCGACCGGCTGTCCTCGGGCGAGGTGACCTCGGTGGAGGCCACCCAGGCCCACCTGGACCGCATCGCCGCCGTGGACGGCACCGTGCACTCGTTCCTGCACGTCGACGAGCAGGGCGCGCTGGCCGCGGCCCGGCAGGCCGACGAGGACCGGTCCGCGGGCAAGGCGGCCTCGCCGCTGGCGGGCGTTCCGCTGGCGCTCAAGGACGTTTTCGCCACCAGCGACATGCCCACCACCTGCGGCTCGAAGATGCTGGAGGGCTGGCGGCCGCCGTACGACGCGACGGTGACGCGACGGCTGCGCGAAGCGGGCGTCGTCATCCTCGGCAAGACCAACATGGACGAGTTCGCGATGGGCTCGTCCACCGAGAACTCCGCGTACGGCCCGACGCGCAACCCGTGGAACACCGACCGCATCCCCGGCGGTTCCGGCGGTGGCTCCTCGGCGGCGCTGGCCGCGTTCGAGGCTCCGCTGGCGATCGGCACCGACACCGGTGGCTCGATCCGCCAGCCCGGCGCGGTGACCGGCACCGTCGGCGTGAAGCCCACCTACGGCGGCGTGTCCCGCTACGGCCTGGTCGCCTTCTCGTCCTCGCTGGACCAGCCCGGCCCGTGCGCGCGCACGGTGCTGGACGCGGCGCTGCTGCACGAGGTGATCGCTGGGCACGACCCGATGGACTCCACCTCGATCAGCTCGCCGGTGCCGCAGGTCGTGGCGGCGGCGCGCGAAGGCGCCGCGGGCGACCTGACCGGCGTCAAGGTCGGCGTGGTCCGCGAGTTCGCGGGCGACGGCTACCAGCCGGGCGTGGAGCGGTCGTTCCGCGCCGCGGTCGAGCAGCTCTCGAAGCTGGGCGCGGAGGTCGTGGAGGTCTCCTGTCCGCACTTCGAGTACGCGATGGGCGCCTACTACCTGATCGCGCCGAGCGAGTGCTCCTCGAACCTGGCCCGGTTCGACGCGATGCGCTTCGGCCTGCGCGTCGGCGACGACGGTTCGCACAGCGCCGAAGAGGTCATGTCGCTGACCCGCGAGGCCGGGTTCGGCCCTGAGGTGAAGCGCCGCATCATGCTCGGCACCTACGCGCTGTCGTCCGGCTACTACGACGCCTACTACGGCCAGGCGCAGAAGGTCCGGACGCTGATCACCCGCGACTTCGCCGCCGCGTTCGAGCAGGTGGACGTACTGGTGTCGCCGACGACGCCGACCACGGCGTTCGAGATCGGCGAGCGCACCGAGGACCCGCTGGCGATGTACCTCGCGGACCTGTGCACCATCCCGTCGAACCTGGCGGGCAACGCCGCCATGAGCATCCCCAGCGGACTGTCCGATGAGGACGATCTTCCGGTGGGCTTGCAGATCATGGCCCCGGCGCTGGCCGACGACCGGCTCTACCGGGTCGGTGCGGCCTACGAGACCGCCCGCGACGCCGCCCAGGGCGGCCCGCTGCTCGACCGTGTCCCCGCTCTGGAGGTGGCGTGA
- the gatC gene encoding Asp-tRNA(Asn)/Glu-tRNA(Gln) amidotransferase subunit GatC: MSKISRDEVAHLAGLARLAVTEQELDTFAGQLDVILESVARVGEVAADDIPPTSHAVPVTNVFRDDVVRPSLPREAALDGAPAAEDNRFRVPRILSEEA; encoded by the coding sequence GTGTCCAAGATCTCCCGCGACGAGGTCGCGCACCTCGCCGGCCTGGCCAGGCTGGCGGTCACCGAACAGGAGCTCGACACCTTCGCCGGGCAGCTCGACGTCATCCTGGAGTCGGTGGCGAGGGTGGGTGAGGTCGCCGCGGACGACATTCCGCCGACCTCCCACGCGGTGCCGGTGACGAACGTGTTCCGCGACGACGTGGTGCGGCCCAGCCTGCCGCGCGAGGCGGCGCTGGACGGCGCGCCCGCGGCGGAGGACAACCGGTTCCGCGTTCCGCGGATCCTGAGTGAGGAGGCGTGA
- a CDS encoding amino acid-binding protein, whose amino-acid sequence MSFLIRVQIPDRPGVLGAVASALGEIGADILSVDVVERGGDVAIDDMVVELPSGRLPDILITAAESVDGVEVDAVRPYAGVLDTHRELELVEDIAAEPGNGLQIFAEGVPKIIRSGWAIVFGHHSGGAEQLAASSSAPQQGYLELPWLPLPRATILDGDEIWVPETWQELGTELAATPIGKPDRVLLAGRPGGPMFRAAEVARLAHLAGIVSVVLDG is encoded by the coding sequence GTGTCCTTCCTGATCCGGGTGCAGATACCGGACCGTCCGGGCGTGCTCGGCGCGGTGGCCTCCGCGTTGGGCGAGATCGGCGCCGACATCCTCAGCGTCGACGTCGTCGAACGCGGCGGTGACGTGGCGATCGACGACATGGTCGTGGAACTGCCCTCGGGCAGGCTGCCGGACATCCTGATCACCGCCGCCGAATCGGTCGACGGCGTCGAGGTCGACGCGGTCCGCCCCTACGCGGGCGTGCTGGACACCCACCGCGAGCTGGAACTGGTGGAGGACATCGCGGCCGAACCCGGCAACGGCCTGCAGATCTTCGCCGAAGGCGTCCCGAAGATCATCCGATCGGGCTGGGCGATCGTGTTCGGGCACCACTCGGGCGGCGCGGAGCAGCTCGCCGCGAGTTCATCGGCCCCGCAGCAGGGCTACCTGGAACTGCCGTGGTTACCGCTGCCGCGGGCCACGATCCTCGACGGTGACGAGATCTGGGTGCCGGAGACCTGGCAGGAGCTGGGCACCGAACTGGCCGCGACACCGATCGGCAAGCCCGACCGAGTGCTGCTGGCCGGCCGCCCCGGCGGCCCCATGTTCCGCGCCGCCGAGGTAGCGCGACTCGCGCACCTGGCAGGAATCGTCTCCGTCGTCCTCGACGGCTGA